A part of Ictalurus furcatus strain D&B chromosome 8, Billie_1.0, whole genome shotgun sequence genomic DNA contains:
- the LOC128611489 gene encoding zinc finger C4H2 domain-containing protein isoform X2 codes for MTDEQEIMCKLENILEIRNKTLQLQKIKSRLKSEFEALEAEEKHLREYKQEMDLLLQEKMAHVEELRLIHADINVMESTIKQSENDLNKLLETTRRLHDEYKPLKEHVDALRMTLGLNRLPNLNEEEERLSLDYFEKQKAEWQKEPHEPIIPESLAAAAAAAQQLQVSRKQDPRQPATFRQQPPPMKACLSCHQQIHRNAPICPLCKAKSRSRNPKKPKRKPDE; via the exons ATGACAGATGAGCAAGAAATAATGTGCaaattagaaaatattttggaaataag GAATAAAACTCTCCAGCTGCAGAAGATCAAATCCAGGCTGAAGAGCGAGTTCGAAGCCCTTGAAGCCGAAGAGAAACATCTGAGAGAATACAAGCAGGAGATGGACCTGCTCCTCCAGGAGAAGATGGCCCATGTCGAGGAACTGCGCCTGATCCATGCTGATATCAATGTG ATGGAAAGCACCATCAAGCAGTCAGAAAACGATCTGAACAAACTTCTGGAGACCACACGACGGCTGCACGACGAATACAAGCCCCTGAAGGAGCACGTTGATGCTCTGAGGATGACTCTTGGCCTGAACCGGCTGCCCAACCTTAACGAGGAAGAGGAGAGGCTTTCGCTGGA CTACTTTGAGAAACAGAAGGCCGAATGGCAGAAAGAGCCACACGAGCCCATCATTCCCGAATCCCTAGCAGCAGCAGCTGCTGCTGCTCAACAGCTTCAGGTCTCCAGAAAACAAGACCCGCGGCAGCCAGCCACTTTCAGACAGCAGCCTCCACCCATGAAG GCATGCCTATCTTGTCATCAGCAAATTCACCGCAACGCACCCATCTGTCCACTGTGTAAAGCAAAGAGTCGTTCCAGGAACCCCAAGAAACCCAAGAGGAAGCCTGATGAGTAA
- the LOC128611489 gene encoding zinc finger C4H2 domain-containing protein isoform X1 yields MSRNAANKSIIEFIIDLLDVYFRNKTLQLQKIKSRLKSEFEALEAEEKHLREYKQEMDLLLQEKMAHVEELRLIHADINVMESTIKQSENDLNKLLETTRRLHDEYKPLKEHVDALRMTLGLNRLPNLNEEEERLSLDYFEKQKAEWQKEPHEPIIPESLAAAAAAAQQLQVSRKQDPRQPATFRQQPPPMKACLSCHQQIHRNAPICPLCKAKSRSRNPKKPKRKPDE; encoded by the exons atgtctagaAATGCTGCGAATAAGTCTATAATCGAGTTTATAATTGATCTTCTCGACGTGTACTTTAGGAATAAAACTCTCCAGCTGCAGAAGATCAAATCCAGGCTGAAGAGCGAGTTCGAAGCCCTTGAAGCCGAAGAGAAACATCTGAGAGAATACAAGCAGGAGATGGACCTGCTCCTCCAGGAGAAGATGGCCCATGTCGAGGAACTGCGCCTGATCCATGCTGATATCAATGTG ATGGAAAGCACCATCAAGCAGTCAGAAAACGATCTGAACAAACTTCTGGAGACCACACGACGGCTGCACGACGAATACAAGCCCCTGAAGGAGCACGTTGATGCTCTGAGGATGACTCTTGGCCTGAACCGGCTGCCCAACCTTAACGAGGAAGAGGAGAGGCTTTCGCTGGA CTACTTTGAGAAACAGAAGGCCGAATGGCAGAAAGAGCCACACGAGCCCATCATTCCCGAATCCCTAGCAGCAGCAGCTGCTGCTGCTCAACAGCTTCAGGTCTCCAGAAAACAAGACCCGCGGCAGCCAGCCACTTTCAGACAGCAGCCTCCACCCATGAAG GCATGCCTATCTTGTCATCAGCAAATTCACCGCAACGCACCCATCTGTCCACTGTGTAAAGCAAAGAGTCGTTCCAGGAACCCCAAGAAACCCAAGAGGAAGCCTGATGAGTAA
- the LOC128611488 gene encoding ankyrin repeat and SOCS box protein 12-like isoform X2, whose protein sequence is MMLDTSTKMSLMDITKIFSLLRPKEDEDEDGCQQLNKAIAEDDDQLLADLLSQERYRRCINSRSGWGIPSTPLKTAAAHGHLRCLERLLAHGAEVDSLDVKAQTPLFTAVSGKHLGCVSALLKAGADPNGSQYNNCSPLLTAAREGDVDILKELLYYGAETDVQAKVPDWASNATTCRGPLYIAAVYGHLDCFKLLLLHGADPDYNCKDKKILARIKRSNTVLDTCLKYGCQSEYIQLLIDFGANIYIPMVITDKAREQDQVIKLLLRERVCPKTLMSQIRLAIRKYLSAARKLDLIDELDIPQMLKNYLKHTT, encoded by the exons ATGATGTTGGACACGTCCACCAAAATGAGCTTGATGGACATCACCAAGATTTTCTCTCTCCTCCGACCCaaagaggatgaagatgaagatggctGTCAGCAGTTAAATAAGGCCATTGCTGAAGATGACGACCAACTTCTGGCTGATCTGCTCTCTCAAGAGCGCTACAGGAGATGTATCAATAGCAGAAGTGGCTGGGGAATACCGAGTACACCATTAAAAACTGCGGCCGCTCATGGTCACCTCCGCTGCCTGGAGCGCCTTTTAGCCCACGGTGCTGAGGTGGACAGCCTGGATGTGAAAGCCCAGACTCCGCTTTTCACAGCGGTCAGTGGCAAACACCTTGGCTGCGTCTCTGCTCTGCTCAAAGCTGGTGCTGATCCAAATGGAAGCCAATATAACAACTGTTCTCCACTGCTAACTGCAGCCAGAGAGGGAGACGTGGACATTTTGAAGGAGCTGCTGTATTACGGTGCTGAGACAGACGTCCAAGCCAAAGTTCCAGACTGGGCTTCCAATGCCACGACGTGCCGAGGGCCTCTCTACATCGCGGCCGTTTACGGACACCTGGACTGCTTcaagctgctgctgctacaCGGTGCCGATCCGGACTACAACTGCAAGGACAAGAAAATACTGGCGAGGATCAAACGGTCAAACACAGTGCTGGACACATGTCTCAAATATGGCTGCCAATCGGAATACATTCAGCTCCTTATAGACTTCGGAGCCAACATCTACATCCCAATGGTGATTACGGACAAAGCGAGAGAGCAGGATCAGGTTATTAAGCTGCTGCTTAGAGAAAGAG TTTGCCCCAAAACACTGATGTCTCAGATTCGGCTCGCGATACGGAAGTACCTTTCTGCTGCACGCAAACTGGACTTGATTGATGAGCTGGATATCCCACAAATGctgaaaaattatttgaaacatACTACATGA
- the LOC128611488 gene encoding ankyrin repeat and SOCS box protein 12-like isoform X1 — protein MMLDTSTKMSLMDITKIFSLLRPKEDEDEDGCQQLNKAIAEDDDQLLADLLSQERYRRCINSRSGWGIPSTPLKTAAAHGHLRCLERLLAHGAEVDSLDVKAQTPLFTAVSGKHLGCVSALLKAGADPNGSQYNNCSPLLTAAREGDVDILKELLYYGAETDVQAKVPDWASNATTCRGPLYIAAVYGHLDCFKLLLLHGADPDYNCKDKKILARIKRSNTVLDTCLKYGCQSEYIQLLIDFGANIYIPMVITDKAREQDQVIKLLLRERVFLFAVCPKTLMSQIRLAIRKYLSAARKLDLIDELDIPQMLKNYLKHTT, from the exons ATGATGTTGGACACGTCCACCAAAATGAGCTTGATGGACATCACCAAGATTTTCTCTCTCCTCCGACCCaaagaggatgaagatgaagatggctGTCAGCAGTTAAATAAGGCCATTGCTGAAGATGACGACCAACTTCTGGCTGATCTGCTCTCTCAAGAGCGCTACAGGAGATGTATCAATAGCAGAAGTGGCTGGGGAATACCGAGTACACCATTAAAAACTGCGGCCGCTCATGGTCACCTCCGCTGCCTGGAGCGCCTTTTAGCCCACGGTGCTGAGGTGGACAGCCTGGATGTGAAAGCCCAGACTCCGCTTTTCACAGCGGTCAGTGGCAAACACCTTGGCTGCGTCTCTGCTCTGCTCAAAGCTGGTGCTGATCCAAATGGAAGCCAATATAACAACTGTTCTCCACTGCTAACTGCAGCCAGAGAGGGAGACGTGGACATTTTGAAGGAGCTGCTGTATTACGGTGCTGAGACAGACGTCCAAGCCAAAGTTCCAGACTGGGCTTCCAATGCCACGACGTGCCGAGGGCCTCTCTACATCGCGGCCGTTTACGGACACCTGGACTGCTTcaagctgctgctgctacaCGGTGCCGATCCGGACTACAACTGCAAGGACAAGAAAATACTGGCGAGGATCAAACGGTCAAACACAGTGCTGGACACATGTCTCAAATATGGCTGCCAATCGGAATACATTCAGCTCCTTATAGACTTCGGAGCCAACATCTACATCCCAATGGTGATTACGGACAAAGCGAGAGAGCAGGATCAGGTTATTAAGCTGCTGCTTAGAGAAAGAG TCTTTCTATTTGCAGTTTGCCCCAAAACACTGATGTCTCAGATTCGGCTCGCGATACGGAAGTACCTTTCTGCTGCACGCAAACTGGACTTGATTGATGAGCTGGATATCCCACAAATGctgaaaaattatttgaaacatACTACATGA